A section of the Virgibacillus sp. NKC19-3 genome encodes:
- a CDS encoding YceI family protein, which produces MTKTTWSVDTAHSEIGFSVKHMMISKAKGAFDNFSAEIEANVDDLTDSKVEVKIDASSINTRQEGRDEHLRSADFFDVENHPTITFVATDIKKKSANNYDITGDLTIIGTTKPVTVDVEFEGQSKDPMSGDIVAGFSGETTINRKDFGLTWNTAVETGGVLVGDEVKIHVEIEAHKEA; this is translated from the coding sequence ATGACAAAAACAACCTGGAGTGTAGACACTGCACATAGTGAGATTGGATTTTCCGTAAAGCATATGATGATATCAAAAGCAAAAGGGGCGTTTGATAACTTTAGCGCTGAAATCGAAGCTAATGTTGATGATCTCACAGATTCAAAAGTGGAAGTAAAAATCGACGCAAGCAGCATTAATACTCGCCAAGAAGGACGAGACGAGCACTTGCGTTCAGCAGATTTCTTTGATGTTGAAAATCATCCAACCATCACCTTTGTTGCAACTGACATCAAGAAAAAATCAGCTAATAACTATGATATCACAGGAGATTTAACAATAATTGGAACGACCAAACCGGTTACAGTTGATGTTGAATTTGAAGGTCAAAGTAAAGATCCAATGAGCGGTGATATAGTTGCTGGATTCAGCGGTGAAACAACAATCAACCGTAAAGATTTTGGCTTAACCTGGAATACTGCAGTTGAAACTGGTGGCGTTCTGGTTGGAGATGAAGTTAAAATTCATGTAGAAATCGAAGCACACAAAGAAGCATAA
- a CDS encoding aconitate hydratase encodes MGLNVTQKLIKDHLVSGEMKPGEEIGLKIDQTLTQDATGTMVMLELEAMGLDYAKTEASAQYVDHNLIQVDSKNPDDHLFLESSAKRFGLHYSRPGNGVSHPVHMQRLAKPGKTLLGSDSHTPANGSMGMFAMGAGGIDVAMAIAGEPIYITMPKVFGVKLTGKLPDWVSAKDVILEMLRRYDVKGGVGKVIEYYGPGLDNLSAMDRHVIANMGAELGATTTVFPSDKEVKKFLAEQNRADDWEELMADQDATYDLHDEINLSELEPLVAKPTSPGNVVSVSEVAGTPIYQSYIGSSANPGYRDFAIAAEIVKDRTIAPGLSFDINPTSRQMLTNLVKELHIASLLQAGGRLHQAGCNGCIGMGQAPASGRNSLRTTPRNFPGRSGTKEDSVFLTGPEVAAASALTGKITDPRTLDFPYPKVKEAKNATVDEGLLNAPLPIEEARQVTLTKGANIVSIPEMDALPDTLEIPVLLKVGDNISTDEILAGGARVLPFRSNLPEISKFTFESVDPTYVERGLNSKEKGGHAIVGGYNYGQGSSREHAALAPRYLGLRAVLVKDFARIHWQNLINFGILPLTFTDEADYDKLAEGDVLTFNDVRNQMKQSDHLIAKLQGNGEEIKVEHALSPRQKDIVLHGGLINWIKARQKQQQN; translated from the coding sequence ATGGGTTTAAATGTGACACAAAAACTGATAAAAGACCATCTTGTATCAGGAGAAATGAAACCGGGAGAGGAAATCGGTCTAAAAATTGACCAAACATTAACACAGGACGCCACAGGTACAATGGTTATGCTCGAGTTAGAGGCAATGGGTTTAGATTATGCAAAAACAGAAGCCTCTGCTCAATATGTGGATCATAATTTAATCCAAGTTGACAGTAAAAATCCGGATGACCATCTATTTCTGGAAAGCTCAGCTAAACGTTTCGGCCTTCACTACAGTAGACCCGGAAATGGTGTAAGTCACCCTGTCCATATGCAGCGATTAGCAAAACCAGGTAAAACACTACTCGGTTCAGACAGCCACACACCTGCAAATGGATCCATGGGTATGTTTGCCATGGGTGCTGGAGGTATTGATGTCGCAATGGCCATCGCAGGTGAACCTATTTACATCACAATGCCTAAAGTATTTGGAGTTAAATTAACCGGTAAACTTCCAGACTGGGTGAGCGCTAAAGATGTTATTCTAGAAATGCTTCGTCGTTATGATGTAAAAGGAGGGGTAGGAAAAGTCATCGAATATTACGGCCCGGGGCTTGATAACCTCTCCGCCATGGATCGCCATGTCATTGCTAATATGGGGGCTGAACTTGGAGCAACCACTACCGTTTTTCCATCAGATAAAGAGGTAAAGAAATTCTTAGCAGAGCAAAACCGTGCAGATGACTGGGAGGAACTGATGGCAGATCAAGATGCCACCTATGATCTCCATGATGAAATTAATCTCTCTGAACTGGAGCCATTAGTCGCAAAACCAACTAGTCCCGGAAATGTAGTCTCGGTTAGCGAAGTTGCAGGCACACCCATTTACCAATCCTATATTGGTTCATCAGCAAATCCCGGTTATAGAGATTTTGCAATAGCTGCTGAAATTGTTAAAGATAGAACAATAGCACCAGGTCTTTCATTTGATATCAATCCGACGTCCCGTCAAATGTTAACCAATCTTGTAAAGGAACTTCATATTGCAAGTCTCTTGCAAGCTGGAGGCAGATTACATCAGGCTGGTTGTAATGGTTGTATTGGTATGGGGCAGGCACCTGCTTCAGGCAGAAATAGCTTACGAACAACGCCTAGGAATTTCCCAGGAAGATCAGGTACGAAAGAAGACAGTGTCTTTCTCACTGGTCCAGAAGTCGCTGCAGCCTCTGCTTTAACGGGAAAAATCACAGATCCAAGAACGCTTGATTTCCCTTATCCAAAAGTAAAGGAAGCTAAAAATGCAACTGTAGACGAAGGGTTATTGAATGCGCCGCTTCCTATTGAAGAAGCAAGACAAGTAACGTTAACAAAAGGAGCAAATATCGTGTCCATTCCTGAAATGGATGCACTTCCGGATACATTGGAAATACCCGTATTATTAAAGGTCGGCGACAACATATCCACAGATGAAATTCTTGCAGGTGGAGCGCGTGTCCTTCCATTTCGAAGTAATCTTCCGGAAATCAGCAAATTCACCTTTGAATCGGTAGACCCTACCTACGTTGAGCGGGGACTCAACAGCAAGGAAAAAGGCGGCCATGCGATTGTCGGCGGATATAATTACGGTCAAGGATCCAGTCGGGAACACGCCGCCCTTGCACCAAGATATCTTGGTTTACGTGCTGTTTTAGTTAAAGACTTTGCAAGGATTCATTGGCAAAATCTGATTAACTTTGGTATATTACCACTTACATTTACGGATGAAGCGGATTACGATAAATTAGCAGAAGGTGACGTACTTACATTTAATGACGTACGAAACCAAATGAAGCAAAGTGATCATTTAATTGCTAAACTACAAGGAAATGGAGAAGAAATTAAAGTAGAGCACGCCCTCTCCCCTCGCCAAAAAGATATTGTTTTACATGGTGGGCTAATTAACTGGATTAAAGCAAGACAAAAGCAACAACAAAACTAA
- a CDS encoding VanW family protein, whose protein sequence is MKKTIILSILILLIPVMHISANEDVTTNDIALEKAEIEQYALPFSGKLFIDTKKLNTLIENLEEKVYQAPVDATLDERGEIMEGEPGFALDKEKFHSLFRKFFYTDNNERLKVPKRKIYPNVDSELLAEISNQEIGSYVTTFKEGNAERSHNIELAAEAINNVVVFSGKTFSFNEVVGERTEERGYMRAPVIVKGELAEDVGGGICQVSSTLYNAVDLEGIEIVERYEHSRSVPYVPPGRDATVSWWGPDFAFKNTYNQPILLRAKAENGNMVVRVYASDTIENTSNDQDS, encoded by the coding sequence ATGAAGAAAACCATAATTTTATCTATTCTTATACTACTTATCCCAGTAATGCATATTTCGGCGAATGAAGATGTCACGACCAACGATATAGCGCTGGAAAAAGCTGAAATCGAACAATATGCGCTTCCATTTTCAGGTAAGCTTTTCATTGATACGAAAAAACTCAATACCCTTATCGAAAATCTGGAGGAAAAAGTATATCAAGCGCCGGTTGATGCAACGTTGGATGAAAGAGGTGAAATCATGGAGGGGGAGCCTGGTTTTGCTTTAGATAAGGAGAAATTTCATAGCTTATTTCGGAAATTTTTTTATACAGATAATAACGAAAGATTAAAGGTGCCAAAAAGAAAAATCTATCCCAATGTAGATAGTGAACTGCTGGCTGAGATCAGTAACCAAGAGATAGGAAGCTATGTTACCACTTTTAAGGAAGGTAATGCCGAACGCTCACATAATATTGAACTTGCCGCAGAGGCTATTAATAACGTTGTCGTTTTTTCTGGAAAAACATTTTCTTTTAATGAGGTAGTAGGGGAGCGAACAGAGGAAAGAGGGTATATGCGTGCACCTGTGATTGTAAAAGGAGAACTGGCAGAAGATGTTGGCGGAGGGATATGTCAGGTATCTTCGACGCTTTATAATGCTGTTGATTTGGAAGGAATTGAAATTGTAGAGCGGTATGAACACAGCAGATCGGTTCCATATGTCCCGCCAGGACGTGATGCAACGGTTAGCTGGTGGGGGCCGGATTTTGCATTTAAAAATACGTATAATCAGCCCATTTTGCTGCGTGCAAAAGCAGAAAATGGGAACATGGTTGTTAGGGTATATGCTTCTGATACGATTGAAAACACTTCAAATGATCAGGATTCTTAA
- a CDS encoding NAD(P)/FAD-dependent oxidoreductase, with translation MNTSKPKIVVLGAGYAGLTTTKRLMQKLHPEEAEIILVNKHNYHYESTWLHEVAAGTINPNQARVMISDIVNPNRVRLIYDSVVEVKKEEQRVVLENNEITYDYLVFALGFESNDFGIKGMDEHAFAIEDIDSSRLISEHMEYQFAKYKMDENADDDSLHIMVGGAGFTGIELLGELVEKVPELCKKFDIDRSKVRIISVEAAPSILPMFDKDLVDYARKSLEDRGVEFRIGTPISECTPEGFIVGDDKELIKAGTVVWTGGVKGSSVLEKSGFELTKGKVNVDADLRLPGEENIFVLGDCSWVWDKEADRPYGPTAQLATQEADVAANNVKALLTNRPLENFVFKSKGTVASLGVTDGIGTVFDDYKLRGKSAAAMKKVVDNRSLFLVGGAKLVLKKGKIRPF, from the coding sequence ATGAATACCAGTAAGCCAAAAATTGTAGTGCTCGGGGCAGGCTATGCGGGGTTGACAACAACGAAACGACTCATGCAGAAATTGCATCCGGAAGAAGCGGAGATTATACTCGTTAATAAACATAATTATCATTATGAATCGACATGGCTTCATGAAGTAGCTGCGGGTACAATTAATCCAAATCAGGCTCGTGTTATGATTAGCGATATTGTTAATCCAAATCGAGTTCGTCTCATTTATGATTCCGTTGTTGAAGTGAAAAAAGAAGAACAGCGCGTTGTACTCGAAAATAACGAGATCACATATGATTATCTTGTTTTCGCACTTGGATTTGAGTCAAATGACTTTGGGATTAAGGGAATGGATGAACATGCATTTGCGATTGAGGATATTGATTCCAGCCGCTTAATCAGTGAACATATGGAATATCAATTTGCAAAATATAAAATGGATGAGAATGCGGATGATGACAGTTTGCATATTATGGTTGGTGGTGCTGGATTCACCGGTATCGAACTGCTGGGTGAACTCGTAGAAAAAGTTCCGGAGCTATGTAAAAAATTTGATATCGATCGAAGTAAAGTTCGTATTATCAGTGTGGAAGCAGCACCATCTATTCTCCCTATGTTTGATAAAGACCTTGTAGACTATGCAAGAAAGTCGTTAGAAGATCGTGGGGTAGAATTTAGAATTGGTACTCCTATTTCTGAATGTACTCCGGAAGGATTTATCGTAGGCGATGACAAGGAATTAATTAAAGCAGGAACCGTTGTCTGGACGGGCGGCGTAAAAGGAAGTTCCGTCCTTGAAAAATCTGGATTTGAATTAACAAAAGGTAAAGTAAATGTGGATGCCGATCTTCGATTGCCTGGCGAAGAGAATATATTCGTTTTAGGAGATTGTTCATGGGTATGGGACAAAGAAGCAGATCGCCCGTATGGGCCAACTGCCCAGTTAGCAACACAGGAAGCTGATGTTGCAGCAAATAATGTAAAAGCACTGCTTACGAATCGCCCATTAGAAAACTTTGTATTCAAAAGTAAAGGTACGGTAGCGTCATTAGGTGTAACAGACGGGATTGGAACGGTATTTGATGATTACAAACTTCGTGGGAAATCAGCGGCTGCAATGAAAAAAGTAGTTGATAATCGTTCCTTATTCCTTGTAGGCGGAGCGAAATTAGTCCTGAAAAAAGGAAAAATACGTCCATTTTAA
- a CDS encoding SDR family oxidoreductase has protein sequence MQNLTGKTAIITGASSGIGATIAEHLANEGANVVLAARRKEKLTSVANNINAKDGGEALAVQVDVSNRSDVENLVKQATNAYGDIDIYVNNAGLMLRSVVQEGYVEDWEDMIDVNIKGVLYGINAVLPRMIECSQGHIVNISSVSGQEVTKSSTVYSATKFAARALSMGMEKELARTGVRVTNLSPGMVDTDQTAGNKPKDRKPLETDDIAKAVVYAVTQPDYVNVNEITVRPV, from the coding sequence ATGCAAAATCTAACAGGAAAAACAGCAATTATTACAGGAGCAAGCAGCGGGATAGGTGCTACGATAGCAGAACACCTTGCAAATGAGGGGGCAAATGTTGTACTTGCAGCCAGAAGGAAGGAAAAGCTTACTTCCGTTGCGAATAATATAAATGCTAAAGACGGGGGGGAAGCATTAGCTGTCCAAGTAGATGTTTCCAATCGCTCCGATGTGGAAAATTTAGTGAAACAAGCAACAAATGCCTACGGGGATATTGACATTTATGTAAATAATGCTGGTTTAATGTTACGTTCTGTTGTGCAAGAGGGTTATGTAGAAGATTGGGAAGATATGATTGATGTCAATATCAAAGGTGTTTTATATGGAATTAATGCAGTTTTGCCAAGAATGATAGAGTGTTCGCAAGGGCATATTGTAAATATATCTTCGGTCTCAGGACAAGAAGTAACAAAATCAAGCACCGTATACAGTGCAACGAAATTTGCAGCACGGGCTTTGTCAATGGGGATGGAAAAGGAACTTGCACGGACAGGAGTACGTGTAACAAACCTATCACCTGGTATGGTAGATACAGATCAGACGGCAGGCAATAAACCGAAAGACCGAAAACCATTGGAAACAGATGATATCGCTAAAGCTGTTGTATATGCAGTAACACAACCTGATTATGTGAATGTAAATGAGATAACCGTAAGGCCGGTGTGA
- a CDS encoding class I adenylate-forming enzyme family protein, with the protein MVDTEVRVVNKHGKDVAPNGMEIGEIIVKGNGFTEDRKEANQDGWLYTGDMGTKDEQGRITIVEHKNDPINNNEYNISALEVERILYEHSAVQEVAVIVSPHEEWGEISHAFVVPYTKSTVTEEELIEFSRGKLENFKCPQTITFMEELPKTVSGKILKVKLKDMN; encoded by the coding sequence ATGGTCGATACAGAGGTGCGTGTTGTAAATAAGCACGGAAAAGACGTGGCACCAAATGGAATGGAAATTGGCGAAATCATTGTGAAAGGCAATGGGTTTACAGAGGATAGAAAAGAAGCAAATCAAGATGGATGGTTGTACACTGGTGATATGGGAACCAAGGATGAGCAGGGACGTATTACCATCGTAGAACATAAAAATGATCCAATAAATAATAATGAATACAATATATCAGCCCTTGAGGTTGAACGTATATTATATGAACATTCGGCAGTACAGGAGGTTGCAGTCATTGTTTCCCCGCATGAAGAATGGGGAGAGATTTCTCATGCGTTCGTCGTACCGTATACTAAATCTACGGTTACAGAAGAAGAATTAATAGAATTCTCAAGGGGGAAATTGGAAAATTTTAAATGTCCACAAACCATTACTTTTATGGAGGAGCTACCTAAGACTGTCAGCGGAAAGATTTTAAAAGTGAAATTAAAGGATATGAACTAA
- a CDS encoding type IA DNA topoisomerase, whose amino-acid sequence MRLILAEKPSVAKNIADALKIKSKQDGYFEGNNYIITWAFGHLVQLYDAKDYDSKMARWKMDNFPFIPSDFKYKVKSNPRNRQQLNGGAAKQLKTIHFLMKRQDVDMIISACDYDREGQIIGDSIIYRGGKKPNKEVYRLLLNEWTQAEVLQGLEKLITNETMKPLRDAGVSRQWADWVIGINLTSVATLKYQKGKGKALNIGRVLLPTLKIIYDRDKEIENFVPEDYFKLNATFQTEDEQQYQGTYVEENNEKFKKKEDLEIIYNAIQYEHGNIIDKQMKEKKEFAPILFNLSNLQGYITNKYKGWTSDKVLKVAQSLYEKKFITYPRTPSTAIDESLVGKTAKVLETHAEDLPYKDEIKFMKTKSVFNNAKVESHSAITPTYLKPKRLTNDEQIVYTAIKNRFIMQFMPVAVYEETKLTTKIGDVKGEFVSKGRVQLIEGWKKVENIESKEIVLPSVQVKETVYLLDAAVTSHVTKPPKHHTERTLLRLMETCGKHFKEDESEELAGSILAGFSIGTPATRAETIKKLKDVGYISTQGKNLLCTQLGRKLVETFPVTDLFDLEFTGRLEKVLSDIQNGNVSKKEFLHFIFSFTNESVETIKRGKDEIINEVAATGKTNEELGSCPACGGKIIEGYKGFGCSNWKSGCKFMIWKNDKYLASMKKKPTKTLVKNLLKNKRAYVKGLTSKKGKKFNAYLRYEKNPDNDYYSWKMEFKK is encoded by the coding sequence ATGAGATTAATATTAGCTGAAAAGCCTTCCGTGGCCAAGAATATTGCCGATGCATTGAAGATTAAATCTAAGCAAGATGGTTATTTTGAAGGAAATAACTATATTATTACATGGGCATTTGGGCATTTAGTACAGCTTTATGATGCGAAAGATTATGATAGTAAAATGGCACGCTGGAAAATGGACAACTTCCCATTTATTCCTTCTGATTTTAAATATAAAGTAAAAAGTAATCCACGAAATAGGCAACAATTAAATGGTGGTGCAGCCAAACAATTAAAAACGATCCATTTTTTAATGAAACGGCAGGATGTTGATATGATTATTTCTGCTTGTGATTATGATCGGGAAGGCCAGATCATTGGTGACAGTATCATTTATCGTGGCGGGAAAAAGCCGAACAAAGAAGTGTATCGATTATTATTAAATGAATGGACGCAGGCAGAGGTTCTTCAAGGACTTGAAAAGTTAATTACCAATGAAACGATGAAACCGTTAAGAGATGCGGGTGTCAGCAGGCAATGGGCTGACTGGGTGATTGGAATAAATTTAACCTCTGTTGCTACATTAAAATACCAGAAAGGGAAGGGGAAAGCCCTTAATATCGGTAGGGTGCTACTTCCTACACTAAAAATTATTTATGATCGGGATAAGGAAATCGAAAATTTTGTTCCGGAAGACTATTTTAAGCTAAACGCAACTTTTCAAACAGAGGATGAACAGCAGTATCAGGGTACATATGTCGAAGAAAACAATGAGAAATTCAAAAAGAAAGAAGACTTGGAAATCATCTATAATGCTATTCAATATGAACATGGAAACATTATTGATAAGCAGATGAAAGAAAAGAAAGAATTTGCTCCTATTTTATTCAACCTTTCCAATTTGCAAGGTTATATTACGAATAAATATAAAGGATGGACATCTGATAAGGTTCTAAAAGTTGCCCAATCCCTTTATGAGAAAAAGTTTATTACGTATCCACGTACACCCAGTACTGCCATAGATGAGAGCCTTGTTGGAAAAACAGCTAAGGTACTGGAAACCCATGCAGAAGATCTTCCATATAAAGATGAAATCAAGTTCATGAAAACGAAAAGCGTATTTAATAACGCCAAAGTGGAAAGCCATAGTGCTATCACTCCAACCTATTTAAAACCCAAACGTCTCACAAACGATGAACAAATCGTTTATACAGCTATTAAAAACCGTTTCATCATGCAATTTATGCCGGTGGCTGTATATGAAGAGACAAAACTAACGACGAAAATAGGAGATGTAAAAGGAGAGTTTGTCTCAAAAGGAAGGGTGCAGCTCATTGAGGGGTGGAAAAAGGTTGAGAATATCGAATCCAAAGAGATTGTTTTACCTTCTGTTCAAGTCAAAGAGACTGTTTATCTTTTAGATGCAGCGGTCACGTCCCATGTAACCAAACCCCCAAAACATCATACGGAGCGAACCTTATTACGATTGATGGAAACATGTGGTAAGCATTTTAAAGAAGATGAGAGCGAGGAATTAGCGGGAAGTATTTTGGCAGGATTCAGTATTGGAACCCCTGCAACAAGGGCTGAAACAATCAAGAAATTAAAAGATGTAGGCTATATTTCCACGCAAGGTAAAAATCTGTTATGTACGCAGTTGGGTCGAAAGCTTGTAGAAACCTTTCCGGTTACAGACCTCTTTGACTTGGAGTTTACCGGCCGCTTAGAAAAAGTTTTATCAGATATACAAAATGGAAATGTCAGCAAGAAGGAATTTTTACATTTCATTTTTTCGTTTACGAATGAATCTGTGGAAACGATAAAGCGTGGAAAAGATGAAATTATTAATGAAGTTGCGGCAACCGGGAAAACAAATGAAGAGCTAGGCAGCTGCCCAGCTTGTGGTGGTAAGATTATAGAAGGTTATAAAGGTTTTGGCTGCAGCAATTGGAAAAGTGGTTGCAAATTTATGATTTGGAAGAATGACAAGTATCTGGCATCCATGAAGAAAAAACCAACAAAAACGCTTGTGAAAAATCTATTAAAAAATAAAAGGGCCTATGTAAAGGGGCTTACAAGCAAAAAGGGCAAAAAGTTCAATGCATATTTACGGTATGAGAAAAACCCGGATAATGATTATTATAGCTGGAAGATGGAATTTAAGAAATAG
- a CDS encoding flavodoxin domain-containing protein: protein MSKVLMLYTSLTGNTEWMAEAILKQLEQYNHQVVTKLFEDNEIEPNEILDYDAIFIGVYTWVDGDLPLEAEDFYDKLYDMDLSGKICGVFGSADTSYEQYGTAVGMVYEQLEILGASMIPDRIIVDLEPNSEELERCKSLADTACEMIRQKAEK from the coding sequence ATGAGCAAGGTTTTAATGCTTTACACCAGTCTAACCGGAAATACGGAATGGATGGCAGAAGCAATACTAAAACAATTGGAACAATATAATCATCAAGTAGTTACCAAATTATTTGAAGATAACGAAATAGAGCCGAATGAAATTTTAGATTATGATGCCATATTCATTGGTGTTTATACATGGGTCGATGGTGACTTACCACTCGAAGCAGAGGATTTTTATGACAAATTATATGATATGGATTTAAGCGGAAAAATTTGTGGCGTGTTTGGCTCAGCAGACACCTCTTATGAGCAATATGGCACTGCAGTTGGCATGGTCTATGAGCAATTGGAAATATTAGGTGCTAGCATGATTCCAGATAGAATAATAGTAGATCTAGAGCCAAATTCGGAGGAATTAGAAAGATGTAAAAGCTTGGCAGATACAGCATGTGAAATGATTAGGCAAAAGGCTGAAAAGTAA
- a CDS encoding NADH:flavin oxidoreductase/NADH oxidase — MPHLFSPLTIKDITLRNRIGVSPMCQYSADDGIPNDWHLVHLGSRAVGGAGLVIVEATSVEPRGRISPEDLGIYSEKHVEPFERMTRFIKDQGAVPGIQLAHAGRKASTYAPWKQKEYGVDVPDHQGGWEIIGPSAIPFSEKNRTPKALSLEDIQQIQEAFRQATIRAREAGFQWVEFHAAHGYLAHSFYSPLSNERTDQYGGSFDNRIRFVIETVRLMRQEWPDNLPFTVRISSTDWVDGGWTIEDSIELSKRLKKEGVDLIDCSTGGNTPNPSINVGPSYQVPFSEKIRHAADIATAAVGLINQGMQADDHIRNERADIVLMGREMLRNPYFPLKASQDVHQKDKLDIPVQYERGWTGWN; from the coding sequence ATGCCACATCTTTTTTCTCCATTAACAATTAAGGATATAACGTTACGAAACAGAATCGGGGTCTCCCCCATGTGTCAATATAGTGCTGATGACGGGATTCCGAATGATTGGCATCTTGTTCACCTTGGTTCACGTGCCGTTGGCGGTGCAGGACTTGTCATTGTAGAAGCTACATCTGTTGAACCACGGGGACGAATTTCTCCTGAAGATCTAGGTATTTATTCCGAAAAACATGTAGAACCTTTCGAACGAATGACACGATTTATCAAAGATCAAGGAGCTGTTCCGGGGATTCAGCTGGCACACGCAGGAAGAAAAGCATCTACATATGCTCCCTGGAAACAAAAGGAGTACGGTGTCGATGTACCTGACCATCAAGGTGGGTGGGAAATTATCGGACCAAGTGCTATTCCCTTTTCCGAGAAAAATCGAACACCAAAAGCATTGTCGCTTGAAGACATCCAACAGATTCAAGAAGCATTTCGTCAAGCAACAATCAGAGCACGGGAAGCGGGATTTCAATGGGTTGAATTTCATGCCGCACACGGCTATTTAGCGCACAGTTTCTATTCACCTCTAAGTAACGAACGTACAGATCAATATGGAGGCAGTTTTGACAACCGGATTCGATTTGTGATAGAAACAGTTCGATTAATGCGCCAAGAGTGGCCGGACAATTTACCGTTCACTGTTCGCATATCTAGCACCGATTGGGTAGATGGCGGTTGGACTATTGAAGATTCCATCGAACTTTCCAAACGCTTAAAAAAAGAAGGAGTAGATCTTATTGATTGTAGTACGGGAGGAAATACACCAAATCCATCGATTAATGTTGGACCAAGTTATCAAGTTCCATTTTCAGAAAAAATCCGTCATGCAGCAGATATTGCAACAGCTGCCGTTGGATTAATTAACCAAGGCATGCAAGCAGACGATCACATTCGTAATGAGCGTGCTGACATCGTTCTCATGGGAAGAGAAATGTTACGAAATCCCTACTTCCCGTTAAAAGCTTCTCAGGATGTCCATCAGAAAGACAAGCTGGATATTCCAGTTCAATATGAACGTGGATGGACAGGTTGGAATTAA
- a CDS encoding MFS transporter, whose translation MKFSRLVIPGITMIAVTYGLARFSYGLLLPNINNSLEMSSFVSGIISSLFYLAYCFAIILSTVLTTDKGPRIMILAAGTSAFLGLLIMGTSPNVWLLGLGVLFAGASTGLVSPPYGASVSLWIEHKKQGKANTWINSGTSIGIVLAGAGALMLASEWRLTYLIYAFIALFALVWNAKVIPPISSDPNVKFHKGEFSFRGVKGAVPLIICSTVLGISTAAFWTFSIDFIGTTGSYSGWQLPLFWIIIGVFGILGGFSGSLIERFGLPWAYKWASLVIGAASILLAWLPEQWVAAYISAALFGIAYIFITGVLMVWGIRIFITNASLGIGTPFLLLAVGQVIGSLFAGMLIDLVGFAFTFAIYGLMGILAMILGPREIKNRVSKYRG comes from the coding sequence ATGAAGTTTTCAAGATTGGTCATACCAGGAATCACGATGATCGCTGTTACGTATGGACTTGCAAGATTTAGCTACGGGTTGTTGCTTCCAAATATCAATAATAGTTTGGAAATGTCCTCGTTTGTTTCCGGTATAATCTCTTCCCTTTTCTATCTTGCTTATTGTTTTGCAATCATACTCTCTACTGTTCTAACGACCGATAAGGGGCCTCGTATCATGATTCTTGCTGCCGGTACTTCTGCTTTTCTTGGTTTATTAATCATGGGAACATCTCCTAATGTATGGCTATTAGGGTTAGGTGTCCTATTTGCCGGCGCAAGCACTGGGCTTGTATCACCGCCATACGGCGCATCGGTTTCCCTTTGGATTGAACATAAAAAACAAGGAAAAGCCAATACATGGATTAACTCCGGTACTAGTATCGGTATTGTCCTCGCGGGGGCAGGGGCGCTTATGCTTGCTTCAGAGTGGAGGTTAACCTATCTTATCTATGCGTTTATTGCGCTGTTTGCACTTGTATGGAATGCAAAGGTGATCCCACCAATCAGTTCTGATCCCAACGTGAAATTTCATAAAGGGGAATTTTCTTTTAGAGGGGTGAAAGGCGCTGTGCCCTTGATCATTTGTTCAACAGTACTTGGCATATCGACGGCGGCTTTTTGGACCTTCTCCATTGATTTTATTGGAACAACGGGATCCTATAGTGGCTGGCAGTTACCTCTGTTTTGGATAATCATCGGTGTTTTTGGTATATTAGGAGGCTTCTCTGGGTCACTTATTGAACGTTTCGGGCTTCCATGGGCTTACAAATGGGCGAGTCTCGTCATTGGTGCTGCTTCTATCTTACTTGCTTGGCTCCCGGAACAATGGGTTGCGGCATACATTTCAGCTGCTTTATTTGGGATTGCATATATCTTTATCACAGGTGTTTTAATGGTTTGGGGCATAAGGATATTTATTACCAATGCTTCTTTAGGGATTGGCACTCCTTTTTTACTTCTTGCTGTTGGGCAAGTCATCGGTTCCTTATTTGCAGGTATGCTTATTGATCTTGTCGGATTTGCTTTTACATTCGCAATCTATGGCCTCATGGGTATTCTCGCAATGATTCTTGGACCAAGAGAGATTAAGAATAGGGTATCGAAATATAGGGGGTGA